One genomic segment of Hevea brasiliensis isolate MT/VB/25A 57/8 chromosome 3, ASM3005281v1, whole genome shotgun sequence includes these proteins:
- the LOC110636125 gene encoding putative disease resistance protein RGA1, giving the protein MALESFAFNVAQKVLEKLASQAYQEISIAWGVQGELKKLENVLMTVKAVLLDAEEKQVSNNDVRVWLIKLKDVLYDAEDVLDEFECETQRKQLLKLYGSTTKKVGRFFSSSNPLAFSFKMGHKIKQIRAQLDEIASHKAKFHLNERDEGRRSMPKERAMTHSFVNVSDIIGRDEDKENIIRLLQKPNDGGKIDVIPIVGIGGLGKTALSKLVYNDERVQNHFQLKMWVCVSEDFDIKNLIEKIIKCATSDGENRSNLEVEQLQKILREKIGDKKYFLILDDVWNEDSMRWDPLQELLFTGANGSKILVTTRSKKVASIMSTISEPYELSGLPHDKCVALFTKCAFKEGEEKHYPNLLKIGDKIVEKCKGVPLAVKTLASLLLTNKDESYWKFIRDSELWKIEQKENDKILPALKLSYEQLPAYLKKCFAYCSFYPKDHEYASFILIQFWMAHGLLESTNENEDLEDIGWRYFQELGSRSFFQDFEDYDWYIECKMHDLVHDLALSLTQNEFSAITSTTTRITKSVRHLLFPDFTSLPHGLSTLLKDLEHVRTALFMTEEISQSALDLCLSRFHYLRMLVLSDSKLELLLERIGSLKHLRLLFLPTDFEIQKVPISICKLQNLQSLFLCTEELPNDIRYLISLRFLFFCTKQKCLAKNGLGCLTSLRFLGIGRCENLEYLCEDMQGLKHLRTLIITDCESLISLPQSMKYLTALETLHIEDCENLNLTMEEGKADQDLARFSLQRLILKKLPELVEFPEWLLRGSTNTLQLLKLEWCRNLKELPAWLQNIASLQQLVIKGCNELRERCARGKGEDWSKIAHIPKIVLDGAEINSTDDSHIDSTSED; this is encoded by the exons ATGGCTTTAGAATCATTTGCTTTCAATGTTGCCCAGAAAGTCCTTGAAAAGCTAGCTTCCCAAGCCTACCAAGAAATTTCAATTGCGTGGGGTGTTCAAGGGGAACTGAAAAAGCTTGAGAATGTCTTGATGACTGTTAAAGCTGTGCTGTTGGATGCCGAGGAGAAACAAGTGAGCAATAATGATGTGCGAGTGTGGCTGATTAAGCTTAAAGATGTTCTTTATGATGCTGAAGATGTACTCGATGAATTTGAATGTGAGACTCAGAGAAAGCAATTGCTTAAATTATATGGAAGCACCACCAAAAAG GTGGGTCGCTTTTTTTCATCCTCTAATCCACTTGCTTTCTCTTTTAAAATGGGtcataaaataaaacaaataagaGCGCAATTAGATGAAATTGCATCTCATAAGGCTAAGTTTCATCTTAATGAACGAGATGAAGGTAGGCGTTCTATGCCTAAGGAAAGAGCGATGACCCACTCCTTTGTAAATGTGTCTGATATTATAGGAAGAGATGAGGATAAAGAAAATATCATCAGACTTTTACAAAAGCCTAATGATGGTGGAAAAATCGATGTTATTCCTATTGTTGGAATTGGTGGTTTGGGGAAGACTGCACTCTCTAAATTAGTTTATAATGATGAACGAGTACAAAATCATTTTCAACTTAAGATGTGGGTATGTGTATCAGAAGATTTTGACATAAAAAATTTGATTGAGAAAATTATTAAATGTGCCACCAGTGATGGAGAGAACAGAAGCAATTTGGAAGTGGAACAATTGCAAAAAATCTTGCGAGAAAAAATTGGTGATAAAAAATACTTTCTCATTTTAGATGATGTGTGGAATGAAGATTCTATGAGATGGGATCCATTGCAAGAGCTTTTGTTTACAGGTGCTAATGGAAGCAAAATTTTAGTAACAACACGTAGTAAGAAAGTAGCCTCCATTATGAGCACCATTTCAGAACCATATGAGTTATCAGGTCTTCCGCATGATAAGTGTGTGGCTTTGTTTACTAAATGTGCATTTAAAGAAGGTGAAGAGAAGCACTATCCAAACTTGTTAAAAATTGGGGATAAAATTGTAGAAAAATGCAAAGGGGTTCCATTAGCAGTGAAGACACTAGCATCACTTCTTTTAACAAATAAAGATGAAAGTTATTGGAAATTTATAAGAGATAGCGAGTTGTGGAAAATAGAGCAAAAGGAAAATGACAAAATTTTACCTGCTTTGAAATTAAGTTATGAACAATTGCCTGCTTATTTGAAAAAGTGCTTTGCTTATTGCTCCTTTTATCCAAAGGATCATGAATACGCAAGTTTTATATTAATTCAATTTTGGATGGCACATGGACTTCTTGAATCAACAAATGAAAATGAAGATTTAGAAGATATTGGGTGGCGCTATTTTCAGGAGTTGGGGTCTAGATCTTTTTTTCAAGATTTTGAGGACTATGATTGGTATATTGAGTGCAAAATGCATGATTTAGTGCATGATCTTGCATTATCATTGACACAAAATGAATTTTCAGCAATAACCTCAACCACCACACGCATCACCAAGAGTGTCCGCCATCTGTTATTTCCCGACTTCACTTCACTTCCCCATGGTCTTTCCACTCTCTTAAAAGATTTAGAGCATGTGCGAACTGCTCTATTTATGACCGAGGAAATCAGTCAATCAGCCTTGGATTTATGTTTGTCAAGATTTCATTATTTGCGGATGTTGGTCTTGTCAGATTCCAAATTAGAGCTACTGCTGGAAAGGATTGGGTCTTTAAAGCATTTGAGGCTTTTATTTTTACCTACagattttgaaattcaaaaggtcCCCATTTCTATTTGCAAGTTACAGAATTTACAATCTTTGTTCCTTTGTACTGAGGAGTTACCCAATGATATAAGGTACTTGATCAGCCTTAGATTTCTATTTTTTTGCACAAAGCAGAAGTGTTTGGCAAAGAATGGACTTGGCTGCTTGACTTCTCTTAGGTTTTTGGGCATTGGTCGCTGTGAAAATTTAGAATACTTGTGTGAAGATATGCAAGGGCTCAAGCATCTTCGAACACTGATTATTACTGACTGTGAAAGCTTAATCTCTTTGCCTCAAAGTATGAAATACCTCACTGCATTGGAGACTCTTCATATCGAGGATTGTGAAAACCTCAATTTGACGATGGAAGAAGGGAAAGCCGATCAAGACTTGGCTCGATTCAGCCTTCAAAGGCTGATACTCAAAAAGTTACCAGAATTGGTAGAGTTTCCAGAATGGCTTCTTCGAGGATCCACCAACACTCTGCAACTCTTAAAACTAGAATGGTGTAGAAACCTCAAAGAATTGCCTGCGTGGCTACAGAATATAGCATCTCTTCAACAACTTGTGATTAAAGGTTGTAATGAATTGAGAGAAAGATGTGCACGTGGAAAAGGTGAAGATTGGTCCAAGATTGCTCATATACCTAAAATTGTTCTTGACGGTGCTGAGATCAATTCAACAGATGATTCTCACATCGATTCAACAAGTGAAGATTAG